The Scylla paramamosain isolate STU-SP2022 unplaced genomic scaffold, ASM3559412v1 Contig5, whole genome shotgun sequence genome contains a region encoding:
- the LOC135096585 gene encoding valine--tRNA ligase-like has protein sequence MQRETGLCVCLYILTEAFVRLYDAGLVYRKEALVNWCCSLQSAILDIEVDHLRLTGPTELAVPGYSKPVSFGKMWDFPYRLADSAMGALPPRTTTTSTTTPAITYEGERL, from the exons ATGCAGCGAGAGActggcctgtgtgtctgtctgtacatcC TGACGGAAGCATTTGTCCGTCTGTACGATGCTGGGCTGGTGTACCGCAAGGAGGCTCTCGTCAACTGGTGCTGCAGCCTTCAGTCGGCCATCTTGGACATTGAAGTGGACCACCTGCGCCTGACAGGACCCACGGAGCTGGCAGTCCCGGGGTACAGCAAACCGGTCAGCTTCGGAAAGATGTGGGACTTCCCTTACAGACTGGCAGACTCAG CCATGGGTGCCTTGCCtcctcgcaccaccaccacaagcaccaccactcctgccatCACCTACGAGGGGGAGAGACTGTGA